A region from the Oceanidesulfovibrio marinus genome encodes:
- a CDS encoding HU family DNA-binding protein yields the protein MVKEDLIQLIHDEVGFESKKQAADVLDAITDSITEALAAGDHVALRNFGTFEVRPMAAKKGRNPQTGDPIIIPEHSRPAFSPGKEFSERIRTSDSWNWKRISREIHKMRSSLEKTKSEMDIRSTESREYYSKKIAGYTQSYNELMGKLEGYAHAGGGALREIKGGLQRALEEVTDAFRRAAGKF from the coding sequence ATGGTCAAAGAGGATCTGATACAATTGATTCACGATGAGGTCGGTTTCGAATCCAAGAAGCAGGCTGCCGACGTCCTGGACGCCATCACCGACTCCATTACAGAAGCCCTTGCCGCCGGGGACCATGTGGCGCTTCGCAACTTCGGAACCTTCGAGGTCCGGCCCATGGCCGCAAAAAAAGGCCGCAATCCGCAGACCGGCGACCCCATCATCATTCCGGAGCACAGCCGCCCCGCTTTCAGCCCTGGCAAGGAGTTCTCCGAGCGAATCCGTACGTCCGACTCCTGGAACTGGAAGCGCATCTCCCGCGAGATACACAAGATGCGTTCATCCCTGGAAAAGACGAAATCCGAGATGGACATCCGCAGCACCGAGTCCCGCGAGTACTACTCCAAGAAGATCGCCGGATACACGCAGTCCTACAACGAGCTCATGGGCAAGCTCGAAGGGTACGCCCATGCGGGCGGCGGCGCTTTGCGCGAGATCAAGGGCGGGTTGCAGCGGGCTCTGGAAGAAGTCACCGACGCCTTCCGGCGCGCGGCCGGCAAGTTCTGA
- a CDS encoding helix-turn-helix domain-containing protein: MEERTVFTLKQAAELLNCHTETLRRAIKDGHLFAAKIGKEYRISKTDLEDYWTAKGGGALFDDSPRPERPAVKNKKDKGGPEQFKLPT; this comes from the coding sequence ATGGAAGAACGCACTGTCTTTACCTTGAAGCAGGCCGCCGAGCTGCTCAATTGCCATACCGAGACGTTGCGCCGGGCCATCAAGGACGGTCACTTGTTCGCCGCGAAGATCGGCAAGGAGTATCGGATCTCCAAAACCGATCTCGAAGATTACTGGACAGCCAAGGGCGGCGGCGCCCTGTTCGACGATTCGCCCAGGCCGGAGCGGCCGGCTGTCAAAAATAAGAAGGACAAGGGCGGCCCGGAACAGTTCAAACTGCCCACATGA
- a CDS encoding isoamylase early set domain-containing protein, with protein MPVSKKYLKSKPVCKVTFKLPKEASEGVDKASLVGDFNDWDKDAAPMKKLKTGGFTLTLDLDVGKEYHYRFLMDGEKWENDWEADKYAYSPYASADNSVVVV; from the coding sequence ATGCCTGTCAGCAAGAAGTATCTGAAATCCAAGCCTGTTTGCAAAGTGACCTTCAAGCTTCCCAAGGAAGCCTCCGAGGGTGTGGATAAAGCCAGCCTTGTCGGCGACTTCAACGACTGGGACAAGGATGCCGCGCCCATGAAGAAGCTCAAGACCGGCGGCTTCACGCTCACGCTCGATCTGGACGTGGGCAAGGAGTACCACTACCGTTTTCTCATGGATGGCGAGAAGTGGGAGAACGACTGGGAAGCTGACAAGTATGCGTACAGCCCGTACGCCAGCGCCGACAATTCCGTGGTCGTCGTCTAG
- a CDS encoding LexA family transcriptional regulator, giving the protein MSKNLRAPDASGEEIDAAAVLARMLDITGASSQTELADILGVGKAAISDAKTRGAVPASWLLRLSRSPYNANPVWLELGLEPRRIQTRSAAQDSTPPLLRAAMAPQPEAGESSVPQKPQQSAQKSSTSHGAVPVARLALAARGDALALDGAAVSPFTFAPSFLESLGDPSSMRLVGVEHDGAVPGGSRGDWLLVDESRTDILEGALHVLRLGPDVVVRRIRRKADEIVLLADEREECLPAIRHGLDVLGVVVWAGRKMP; this is encoded by the coding sequence ATGAGCAAGAACCTTCGAGCACCAGACGCCTCCGGCGAGGAGATAGACGCAGCCGCCGTGCTCGCACGCATGCTCGATATCACCGGCGCGTCTTCCCAGACAGAGCTCGCCGATATCCTCGGCGTGGGCAAGGCCGCCATCTCCGACGCCAAGACCCGCGGCGCCGTGCCCGCCTCCTGGCTGCTCAGGCTCAGCCGGTCCCCATACAACGCCAATCCAGTCTGGCTGGAGCTCGGCCTGGAGCCAAGGCGCATCCAGACGCGCTCCGCCGCGCAGGATTCCACGCCGCCCCTGCTGCGCGCCGCCATGGCTCCGCAGCCCGAGGCTGGCGAGAGCTCTGTCCCCCAAAAGCCGCAGCAATCCGCCCAGAAATCATCCACTTCCCATGGCGCGGTGCCCGTGGCCCGGCTGGCCCTGGCTGCGCGCGGCGACGCCCTGGCTCTGGATGGCGCGGCCGTCTCGCCGTTCACCTTTGCACCGTCGTTCCTGGAGAGCCTGGGCGATCCTTCGTCCATGCGCCTGGTGGGTGTGGAGCACGATGGGGCCGTGCCGGGCGGCTCACGCGGGGACTGGCTGCTGGTGGACGAGTCGCGCACGGACATCCTGGAGGGAGCCCTGCATGTGCTGCGCCTGGGACCGGACGTGGTGGTGCGGCGGATACGGCGGAAGGCGGACGAGATCGTCCTCCTGGCGGATGAGCGCGAGGAATGCCTGCCCGCCATACGCCACGGGCTCGATGTGCTGGGGGTTGTGGTCTGGGCCGGCCGGAAGATGCCATAG
- a CDS encoding STAS domain-containing protein, with product MTPPRKSRPKNTYSIEIKDDTLVIQLEGEVTLKQTPDLKQEMVKALDRASQDGVHEIVVDLSNTSFMDSTGISSLVVLRKRSKELNVNMRLTNPSLQVRKILSLVQLTQYFNIEE from the coding sequence ATGACGCCTCCCAGGAAATCACGTCCGAAGAACACATACTCTATCGAGATCAAGGACGACACCCTTGTCATCCAGCTCGAAGGCGAAGTGACGCTCAAGCAGACTCCCGACCTGAAGCAGGAAATGGTGAAGGCGCTCGACCGTGCATCGCAGGACGGAGTGCACGAAATCGTGGTCGACCTCTCGAACACGTCGTTCATGGATTCCACCGGCATCAGCAGCCTTGTGGTTCTGCGCAAACGGAGCAAGGAGCTGAATGTGAACATGCGGCTGACCAACCCCAGCCTGCAGGTGCGCAAAATCCTCTCGCTCGTCCAGCTGACCCAGTACTTCAATATCGAGGAGTAA
- a CDS encoding bactofilin family protein: protein MAVKNDIHAFLGTGTSFEGTLRFQGMVRIDSKFEGTVESEGMLVLGEKAHIKGSVTVGQLVSAGTVDGELVATVSATLQKGSLFLGTLTTPTINMEEGARFEGRVIMNKEKPSDPVRPVSPGEGGDAFSSKEKKSWFKR, encoded by the coding sequence ATGGCCGTAAAAAACGATATCCACGCTTTTCTTGGCACAGGGACCAGCTTTGAAGGCACGCTTCGCTTTCAGGGCATGGTGCGCATCGACAGCAAGTTCGAGGGCACCGTCGAATCCGAGGGCATGCTCGTGCTGGGTGAAAAGGCGCACATCAAAGGCTCCGTCACTGTCGGGCAGCTGGTCTCGGCCGGCACGGTTGATGGCGAGCTTGTGGCCACTGTCAGCGCCACCCTGCAGAAAGGCTCTCTGTTTCTGGGCACCCTGACCACGCCCACCATCAATATGGAAGAGGGCGCCCGTTTCGAGGGCCGCGTCATCATGAACAAGGAAAAGCCCAGCGACCCCGTCAGGCCCGTTTCTCCGGGCGAGGGGGGCGACGCCTTCAGCTCGAAAGAGAAGAAGTCCTGGTTCAAGCGCTGA